The DNA window ATCCGCCCGTGATCGATGATAACCACCCGCTGGCACAGCTCCTGAATATCCTGCATGTAGTGCGAGGTGAGCAGGATGGTGGTCTTTGCCTGCCGGTTGTACTCTTTCAGGAACTCGCGGATCCGTTTTTGGGACACCACGTCCAGCCCGATAGTGGGTTCGTCCAGAAACACCACCTTCGGCGCGTGCAGCAAAGCCGCCAGCAGTTCACATTTCATCCGCTCGCCGAGGCTCATGCGTCGCACCTGCGTGTGCAGCAGGCGTTTGATGTCCAGCATCTCCGCCAGCTCGTTCACGCGCTGCTCGAAGGTGCGGTCATCCACCTCGTACAGCTCCTTTAGCAGGACGAAGCTCTCGTAGGCAGGCAAATCCCACCACAACTGCATCTTCTGTCCCATCACGATGGACATCTGTCGCTGGAAGGCGGGCTTGCGCTCCCACGGCACATAGCCCATGACGGTGGCTTTGCCGGAAGTCGGATAGAGAATGCCCGACAGCATCTTCAGCGTGGTGGTTTTCCCCGCGCCGTTGGGACCGAGAAAGCCGACCAGCTCCCCTTCCTCAATGGTGAAGGAGACGCCCTGTACCGCGTGAACTTCCACCTTCTGACGGGTAATCAGGCTCCTGATGGCTCCCAGTGTGCCCTGTTCCCGTTTGTGGGTGACATACGTTTTGGAAAGCCTGTCTACCTCGATAATGGGCATACCACACCTCGCATGAGCACCTCTTAATGATACACATCACCACCGTTGTGTTGCAAGGGAGGGATGAGGCGTTCATAAATCCACCAAAGGCGTGCGGCAGGGCGAGGCTCCAAGCTGAGCCGTCAAATGCCCCCACAAGAATACTTGACATGCTTGTCACAACGTTATATAATATAGGTAATCATCAGGCAGGGAGGTGATGTTACCTACTTAAACAGACGTTTTTGTTTAAATACCTCTTGAGTGTTCGCGACAGGAAAACCAACTAC is part of the Bacillota bacterium genome and encodes:
- a CDS encoding ABC transporter ATP-binding protein, with amino-acid sequence MPIIEVDRLSKTYVTHKREQGTLGAIRSLITRQKVEVHAVQGVSFTIEEGELVGFLGPNGAGKTTTLKMLSGILYPTSGKATVMGYVPWERKPAFQRQMSIVMGQKMQLWWDLPAYESFVLLKELYEVDDRTFEQRVNELAEMLDIKRLLHTQVRRMSLGERMKCELLAALLHAPKVVFLDEPTIGLDVVSQKRIREFLKEYNRQAKTTILLTSHYMQDIQELCQRVVIIDHGRIIFDNTLQTLVEQYSDSKLLKLTFDRPVAREQLERFGAVCSMDELRAVIEVPRVRTTQIAAQVLSELPVVDIVIDEVEAEEVIRDIFAGRAHLNTQSPEARVG